The Brassica napus cultivar Da-Ae chromosome C7, Da-Ae, whole genome shotgun sequence genomic interval caaataaatgtataaaataaactCTTGACTAAACAGAGCTGTCCCCTTCTTCCACCAAATCTTTTTTTGCTGTCTCTTGAAGCTATCTTATGACACAAACCTCAGACCCAACCTCACCTCACAGTTTGGTACAACCTTTAGTTTCATCTTAACATTTTTCGCTTATATTACCGCCAAAGTTCCCTTTGGTTTCTTCAGTTATCAAAACACATAGTcgcatacattttttttttcctatctcTCATTTTGCTCTGCTTCGGAGCTTAGCTTTCCTCGCCATGGAACCAAACACCATGGCCAGCTTCGGAGATGAGGtaaaagagaaaacaagaacAACAAATATGGAAACTTCTTTCCTACGTTTTGTTCTTTACCAAACTTTTTCATTTGGTGAATGCAGCATCGTCATTCGTCCTTCTCGGCAAAGATCTGTAGAATCTGTAGGGACGAGGTCAAAGACGGCGACAATGGCCAGACATTCGTGGCGTGCCACGTGTGCGCATTCCCTGTTTGCAAACCGTGCTACGAGTATGAGCGTAGCAACGGTAACAAATGTTGCCCTCAATGCAACACTCCCTATAAACGCCACAAAGGTAAATTTAGATCTAACcctgttaaataaaaaaaaataaaaagagatttAGCCTAGCTTCACTGACAAATTGGGTAACTGTTTTTGCTTGAAGGCTCTCCAACCATTgctggagatgatgaagaagaagaaaacaatggTCATGTTGATTCGGACGATGAGTTGAATATCAAGAATCGCAAGGATACTTCCTCCATTCACCAGAATTTTGCCTATGGATCGGTAACTTAATGACTTTGATCTATATTTTCAGTTTTCTTCCTAATTGAAATAAAGATTCTGAGTATGTTTTGGTATTGCAGGAAAATGGAGACTACAACAGTAAGCAGCAATGGCGTCCAAATGGCCGTGCCTTTTCTTCCACCGGAAGTGGTATGTTTAGTATACATGTGTGgtttatatattacatatagaAGTATAAGAGCAAACTTTGAGGCCTGTCTTTGTGTGATTTAATTTTGAAGTGTTAGGGAGAGAGTTTGAAGGTGAGAGAGATGGCGCCACAGACGCTGAGTGGAAAGAACGAGTTGATAAATGGAAAGCGAGGCAAGAGAAGAGAGGTTTATTGGTTAAAGGAGAACAAACAAAGGATCAAGACAGCCAAACTGATGAAGAAGAATTCctgtaataataataaaaaaaaaaaacacaatataatCTTTCTGTTAACCTAGAATAATAAAAACTTGAAGCGCAAGTAActaagttgttgttgttgttttacaGAGATGCTGATGCAAGACAACCTCTCTGGAGAAAAGTCCCAATCTCATCGAGCAAAATCAGTCCTTACAGGATCGTGATCGTTCTCCGCCTCATCATCTTAGTCTTCTTCTTCCGTTTCCGTATCCTGACACCAGCCAAAGACGCCTACCCTCTCTGGCTGATCTCAGTCATCTGCGAGATCTGGTTCGCGCTCTCTTGGATTCTTGACCAGTTCCCTAAATGGTTCCCGATTAACCGTGAGACCTACCTCGACCGTCTCTCTATGAGATTCGAAAGGGATGGTGAGAAGAACAAGCTTGCACCGGTTGATGTGTTTGTCAGTACGGTGGATCCACTTAAGGAGCCTCCGATTATCACAGCCAACACTATTCTCTCCATCTTGGCCGTTGATTATCCGGTGAGTAAGGTTAGCTGCTATGTGTCTGATGACGGTGCTTCCATGCTCCTGTTCGATACGTTGTCTGAAACTTCAGAGTTTGCGAGAAGATGGGTTCCGTTTTGCAAGAAGTACAACGTTGAGCCAAGAGCTCCAGAGTTTTACttctctgagaagattgattACTTGAAGGATAAAGTCCAAACTACATTCGTCAAAGATCGTAGAGCAATGAAGGTCagtgaaaacaaaagaaatatatttacttGCGTGTCACGAAACTGTTCTTTACATTCTTCTCAATTGTTTTGCAGAGAGAATATGAAGAGTTTAAAGTGAGGATCAATTCTTTAGTGGCTAAAGCTCAGAAGAAGCCAGAAGAAGGTTGGGTGATGCAAGATGGTACACCATGGCCTGGGAACAACACTCGTGATCATCCCGGGATGATTCAGGTCACATACAAAAAAACCCTCCAACAGCTTCTTCTCTTTCGTTAACACCGTTAAAGACTCTGAAACAAACTACTTTGATATTCTTCAGGTGTACTTAGGAAAGGAAGGAGCTTATGATATTGACGGTAACGAATTGCCACGCCTAGTGTATGTGTCGAGAGAGAAGCGTCCTGGTTACGCTCACCACAAGAAAGCTGGAGCCATGAATGCAATGGTaagcaagcaagcaaacaagtaaGCCTATGAAAACAAGTAACTGTTTTTTTTGCTGATAGTGGTTTCTTGGATTGGGCCAGGTTCGAGTCTCTGCAGTGCTCACAAATGCACCATTTATGCTGAACTTGGATTGTGATCATTACATCAACAATAGTAGAGCCATCAGAGAATCAATGTGCTTCCTGATGGATCCACAGCTCGGGAAAAAGCTTTGTTATGTTCAGTTCCCTCAGAGATTCGATGGAATCGATCGCAATGATCGATACGCCAACAGAAACATCGTCTTCTTCGATGTAAGTCATCATCAACCATTATCAGCAAAACAACAGTCtaattctacaaaaaaaaaaactaaaaaccagtTATGTTTTGTCGCAGATAAACATGAGAGGGTTAGATGGGATTCAAGGACCAGTCTATGTGGGAACAGGATGTGTATTCAACAGACCAGCACTGTACGGATACGAACCACCCGTGTCTGAAAAACGAAAGAAGATGACATGCGACTGCTGGCCGTCGTGGCTTTCCTGCTGCTGCGGCGGAGGTAGGCGTGGCAAACCGAAGTCGGATTCGAAGAAGAAGTCAGGGATCAAGAGCTTGTTATCTGGactgaggaggaagaagaagaagaaggacagTGCAACGACGATGAGCTATTCGAGAAAACGATCGACCGAGGCGATATTCGATCTTGAGGACATCGAAGAAGGGCTTGAAGGGTACGACGAGCACGATAAATCGTCTCTAATGTCGCAGAAGAACTTCGAGAAGAGATTCGGAATGTCTCCTGTGTTCATCGCATCCACTTTGATGGAGAAGGGAGGGTTACCGGAGGCGACGAACACGAGCTCACTCATCAAAGAAGCGATTCACGTCATTAGCTGTGGATACGAAGAGAAGACTGAGTGGGGCAAAGAGATCGGGTGGATCTACGGATCAGTGACCGAAGATATCCTTACGGGGTTCAAGATGCATTGTAGAGGTTGGAAGTCGATTTACTGTATGCCTAAAAGACCAGCTTTTAAAGGATCAGCTCCGATCAATTTGTCTGACCGGTTGCACCAAGTGCTTCGATGGGCGCTTGGTTCGGTCGAAATCTTCTTTAGTCGTCATTGTCCGTTATGGTATGCATGGGGAGGCAAGCTCAAGATTCTAGAACGTCTCGCTTACATCAACACCATTGTCTACCCTTTCACTTCTATTCCTCTGCTCGCTTATTGTACTATCCCAGCGGTTTGTCTTCTCACCGGCAAGTTCATCATTCCAACGGTTAGTTtgatacttttaaatatttatgtttttacccCCCAAGgtttataatatttacattttagacCCTTAATTTTCTATTTGATGATCAGATCAACAACTTTGCGAGCATATGGTTCCTCGCGCTGTTCCTATCAATCATCGCGACGGCTATCTTGGAGCTGAGGTGGAGCGAAGTGAGCATCACTGACCTCTGGCGTAACGAGCAGTTCTGGGTGATCGGAGGAGTCTCGGCTCACCTCTTCGCCGTCTTTCAAGGTCTCCTCAAAGTTCTCTTCGGAGTCGACACAAACTTCACCGTCACATCCAAAGGAGCCTCGGACGAAGCCGACGAGTTCGGAGATCTTTACCTCTTCAAATGGACAACTCTTCTCATCCCTCCCACGACTCTCATCATCCTCAACATGGTCGGCGTCGTGGCAGGCGTTTCGGACGCCATTAACAACGGGTACGGCTCCTGGGGACCGCTTTTCGGGAAGCTGTTTTTCGCGTTTTGGGTCATCGTTCATCTTTACCCGTTCCTCAAGGGTTTGATGGGTCGACAGAACCGAACTCCCACGATCGTTGTGCTTTGGTCGATCCTCTTGGCGTCCATTTTCTCGCTGGTTTGGGTTCggatcgatccgtttttggcGAAACAGACTGGTCCGTTACTGAAGCAGTGTGGCGTCGACTGTTGAAGAGTAAAGTAAAGACTATAAATGTGCGTTTTGTATCGCGTTTGCGTTTTGGCCGCCCTTTTGAGCCATCTTGTATGGGGCTAGTTTTACTCTGTTTGggtgttttttcttttatttgagCAAACAAGTTATGATAAAAGgatcatataaaatacaaacaaaTCAAATGAATCACACCACATATGCAACAAACACACAACGATTTGGTTTATTacacacaacacacacacaaagccAATTAATCTTTAAACAAATGATATTTCACTCAGTGTAACCAAACATGTGTGGAACCGTGAGCCATTAGAGCTTGGACATCATACTTCTCTCTACCTGCTTGTGGCCATTGAGTGACTGTTCCAGTAGCCACCAACTGTTCCGATAATAGGTGATTCAGGGCTTCTACTTGGAGATTTCCTTGGAGAGTTCGTTGCTGAGAACTGTTTTATCTCCTCTGAAGTCAACGCGCCCAGTATAGGTCTTTCATCGTAGCTTTGAACACCCATAGAGACGATGCTGCTGCATCCGCTGGTCGTGGTCTGCGATGTggataaccatgttgagagacTAGCGTCAACAGCTGGTACTTCTTGAGATCTCTGTTTCTTGATTCCATCTCTTGATTTCTGTTTCAAGCTGAATGATGGTAACTCATCAACAGCCTGAGGCTCCTCTAAGCTGAAGGATGCATTTAGTTTGTGTTCTTGATCGGAGATGAGAGTCACGTTCTCCTTTCGAGACTGCGTCTGCATTGTTCTATCCTTGGATTTCACTGCTTTCCATTGGGAGAGATTCTCGATGGGGTTCAGTACAGCGTTGACATATCCGGTTCTGTCTCTTGCACTCGTGTTAGACTTGTCTTTGTTCAAAACATTATCGGCAATCTCCTCGgtgtaaacttttttttcatcCAAGTTGTGTTGCTTCTCctcataatcatcatcatcataatagTCTTCATCAAGCAGATCACTATAATCATCAATGTCTTCTAGATCACTTTCATCACAATCTGTTACAgcatcctcttcttcctcgtcgtcacTTTCTCTGCAATTCTGGTATCTATGGTTTGAAGGATAAGAGCTTGACGAGTTGGAAGTAACATCGCTCCCCTCTGATGAACATGGTGCCTGACTCGACTTCAAAGGCTTCACCTCTTCgtccttcttctcctcctcttcaaaGAGCTCAACAGATTCATCTACTGCTATGTGTTCATAAGTTTTGACCTTGGAGTCAAAAGTCACTCTCTTACGAGTTGGACTCGGACTGTTTCTCTCCTCAACTTTCTCTTCACTGCAattaaaaaacaacaaaatcaataACTCAAATCTGTTTACgttaaaaacatgattttaggTACAAGAACAAAGAGTCAACAGTTTCGTCTAAAAGGACATAAAAAGACTAACCAGATGTCAGTGGTCGGAATGACAGAAACCTTAGTCACTTCCACAACAGCAGCAGGAATCCTAACATCCTTTGCAGACTTGGGAACTTCCTCAACAATAGAAACGCTAAGATTCAGATGAACATCCTTTGTAGAAGAACCCTCAGAGATtttctacaacaaaaaaaaaaaagattacttcAGATCAGACAAAACCCAACACAAAATAAAGCTGAAACTTTGTCAAGATAATACAGAAAAATCAGCTAGCTTTAGCTGAAGCAACTCATAAAGAGAACTTACGTTTGAACGAGGCTCATCCCTGCGCCTCTGACGCCGGCGATTCTTCCGGCCACCGAAGCAACCTGGAAAGCAGCCCATTCCTTCGAGAGAGTAGAAGATAGAGAGTTCCTTCGAGGAGCTTTCACAAATTCTTGATCCAAGATTATAGAGTCGACATTGATTTGGTTATCTTTTATTTACTCTTTTTcgatttccttttctttttaattttaacttttttattaaaatatttattttgaggGGGAAAAAGGAAAATGACCGTTACAATGTCTGAGTCTCTGACCATTAGGCTTTGAAATTGGACCGTTGCTCTGTGGGACCCTCGCTTTactataaagaaaaataaaaataatcgaTAGGCCTCAGACCACTTCCATCGGAAGTTTTAAAAGggagttcttaaaaaaaaaaaccaaaaaaataaatagaaaaaaaaagaagagaaccgCTGCTTAAACCAACACCTTTGAAATCACTAAAAACTTCATACATGTAACTTTATTATTGGCTAATTTTTTTTgccttctctctcttcctcttcagcttcttcttcggtgttgtttttgtttttgctttgaGAAATTGATGTTGGAGAAGAAATATCCAAATCGATCTGACGATGATCGTTGTCTGCTCGTAAACCCGAATCCGATGATCAGTCATCGGAACCTTCTTCCTCATCTCCGCTCACGTTCGACAAGGAAAACGAGAAGCCCATCCTCGTGAAAGCTCCGAACCCACGACGGAACAACGATGCAGATTTGGTGACAATGCCGACGTCTTTCATGACGGGTTCGATCATGGGGAAGAGATTCTACAAGAAGGTGATGACTAGAGAagctgatatatggtgtttttggcatcttgtatatatgttttctaattggttttcaagtctttatcgagtcttcctagtccttttcgagtcattacaggtctggagttgcattggatgggagataaACCAGTGggaggaaaagaagagaaaaatagtGCAATTTGGAACTTTTCACGCAGAGCAGTCGTGCGGAGCAGTCTGGCGTGCCTGTTCCAGCGACATAGATTTTTaaggaagtttccaaatatttcgggattttACCTAGGGCTTCCCCCTTTTTCTCATGCAGCCGCCAGAGACctgcaatatatattttcttattattctaGACATTCTACGTGACTTTTTAGAGAGATTTTGGAGAGAGAAAACTTGTACTCTTGATAAGGGAGAAGAATCTCTCCATCCTTTGGAGAAGATTTTTAAACCCTCTttgctttttattattaattcagacatgttttcttcatctgttatctctgtgatttctctgtccatggctgagtaatccacttgcttagtctagggtgttagatccgtgagttaaacatagataagtgaatcccttgattgtcttcattcataactATTCTTAATAATTGCATTAAACTGACCGCTTAAtgttagatcctaggtttaacatgttcattaaccgtgtaataggttgttagatctgttatgaatgagcattgcatccctagtcagcgagagtagatattagggtgtattgtgaacatatcgacttgatctctaaagcttgctagcgtgtcttgatccaaacgaaaGTTTAGGCATCAAGACCGACTTGCAAGGGAATCAATACCACGAGAGTGGGTTGATTCaacctgagtgatccgagttatGGACTTACTCTTAATTGAACtaaaataattgtttggctcacacttgtttaacatccgatcaaaccaccctaggctagcattcttaatcatctgaaaaaccttaaatcaatctcttacttgcttgttacgaaatcaactttaaaactcccatattgttttagcttgatattgatcctatAGAAATAAAGTGTAATCATTGGTCTTTGtagattcgatcctaaagtgctacatcgacataccattcgattgtggtggtgtgcacattaggttaattggtgtgagtatacacgtaatatcaatttggcgccattgccggggaccatcttttaacctttatttttcggttatttatttagtctaagacctctaacttgctctatcctttttgttgcagctaatttttcaggtgcatgaccaatagacatactcggagaaacgcacaaggagagttacatttaccaaccaggagctagcaaggttagaaagaacaaatcgtcaacagccaaggcaaactgacaccactatgggtgatcaAGCCAATCAGGATGATCTTATTGCTGCAATGGCACTCatgcagcagcagatgcaacaGTTGCAGCAGACCATTCAAGTGCAGGAACAAGCTGCTCAGCAGCAGCAGGAACAACAGGCGCAGACTGCTTCAATCGGGCAGAGAAACCTTCCTTGCAACATCCCTACTACTCGTTCTGCCATAGTTCCTCCACCCTGCACTAggcaggacttcgagatcaagcatgctttgatcggtctagtacagagaaaggtgttctctggtctctctacagaaattccaatggagaATATTGGGAGTTTCGAAAAagtctgcagtttcactcgcgCGAATCGCGTACCACCAGACTACATCAAGTGCATgttattcccattctctcttgatggaaaagctgcacggtGTTTGAACTCCCTCCCTACCagctctctcacttcatgggaacaggtccgatcagcgttcctcaaccatttctactctaaggcgagaacagctgcattgaggaacaagatcacctccttcagacagctcactgatgagcctttctgcgacgcatgggagcgcttcaatgactatcgcagagaatgtcctcaccatggatttgatgatgactACCTCTTGGAAATTTTTTATGATGGAGTTGACTGGAAATTTCAGAGTGCTATGAACTCTGCCAGCAATGGAGATTTCATGACTCAGACCACTGATGGAGCGTTTGAgttgattgagaacatggctgctaCCTCAGCCAATAAGAATGAGGAGAGCGATCGCTCCAAGAAAGAGAACAGTTCCAACACCCAGAAGATAGATAAACTGACTGCCAAGGTTGACcagctactgaaaaacaaccaagggcACGTCTTCAGCATGGAGCAAGCTACGGCCGGGCAGATTCAGAACTAGAACCAGCTACCGGGAAcagtcaaccagatgagctgaagggtctgggtatgatgatgcaacagctgttgcaggGTCAGCAGGTTCAGGCCAAGACGTTGAATCAGGTTTCTACAGACATCAACACCAGTATGAACAACATTTTCACCGAGCTGAATACAAAGTATGATACTATGAGCAACCACATAAAGAGGATTgatgttcagcttgctcaaacagctgagagtgtcaagaggcagCAAGGTCCCCTTCCTGGAAAGAGTGTGATGAATCCTAGAGTTGAGCACTGTAATGCAACAGAGCTGAGATGTGAGAAACCTGAGGGAAAAGAACCAGAGCAGCTGTCTGCTGAGACTGCTTCAGGCGCAGAAGAGAGAACAGAGCAGCCTGCTAGCTCTGAAGTGACTGCTCCCGACGAACCTATTGAGATTCCACCAGTGCGAGTCTATGTTCCTAAGGTTCCATATCCAATTCCACCTAAACATCTGATGGATCCTATTAGTGCAGAACAGCTGGCTGGGTTTAGGAAGATGGTAAGAAGGCATCCTCAAAATATCTcatttgaacatgcttgggagatTCGGCCATTGCATATGTTCTTCAAAAATTGCAGAGAATCTCAGGAGGATATCAAGGCACACTTTACTGAAGCATTGACACCATCGCTGAAGGTACTGCCTAAGGTTGATGGccctggaaagtttgtttttcctTGTTCCATTGCTGGAGTGGAATTCAAGGAAGCTCTTTGTGATTTTGGGTCGAGTGTGAACCTTGTCTCAAAAGCGATTGTAGACGAGTTGGGCATTGTTGATGTTGAGCCTTCTCTGGTGACTCTGGcttttgcaaactcttccatGTCAGTCCTTTATGGCACAATTCGCAACCTTCTTGTCCAAGTTGGGAACTGTACTCTCTATACCGAATTTCAGGTTGTTGAGATGAGaaaggatcatgagatgcctttaATCTTTGGAAGGTCATTTATGGCTACAGTAGGAGCAGTCGTCGACATGCCTAATAAGAGAGTTtccttctccaacatcaacaagaaggCTTTCTACAAGGCTGTTCCAACCATATCACAAATCCGCTACGCCTCTTGCATCTCAGTGGTTAGTGGAGAACAACTAAAAATTGTTCCTCAGAAGGAACTTGGTAAAAAAAGTGAGATCAAAGAAGTCCTGGATGGAGATCCTCACATTGATACAAAGAAACTCAATGGGAATGCAAAGGTGAATGAaaaagtccagaagaaaagggtcaagggTGACCCTATGATGACTTTGAAACCTCGGTTGTGTGATGAGAAatccattgagtatgaggtaaagtgcaagggtacctttaaacctttctctaaagtcagagtaattctcacacatgagctgagagagaaaggagaagttatTGTGAAAGGGTTGTTGAGTAGAGTTTTGAagctgaacatgtctgattgtggagcttgttgTGGAACAAGCCCTCATGCTCAACCCAACTGATCCATGTCACCgagtcaagctaatgacttaAACCAATCgtttggtgggaggcaacccactggtaagtgtaaatataagttggttttttttgtttgcttatttttcgttttagtttattgagtctCAGGTCAAAAAGCAGAAAAATCCGAGATACTTAAAAATTATGGGTTGCTGAAGGAGCGACTGCTCCAGGCGGAAATCTTGCGATGGAACACCCATAATTTTTGTGGAGCGCCTGCTCCACTCAGGTAAGTatctcaacaaaaaaaaatgtttattcttgttttcaccttctttctgatttattttcacgCCAGGGACGGTGTGAAGTATgtctgggggagggttttcgtcgttaactaactcgtttctttcttttgtttttcttttgagtcaATTTGAGTAAGTTTTTATGATCGAGTCAGTCAAAACTTTGTGGGAATTATGACCTTATTCTGTGTTGATCactaaccacctcgtgctttagttatcttattcagtgaccttagcagtggcgaaagacacacatgtggacctggaataccctgacatatctcacttgattctccataagttctcagccgatcaggttacactgggtagacttaactccacctaacttgaacctaatcttgactggaattctttttgttatgggcattagatcagggaaacgagaacacactcagaacttcttatcctttttatccatcttgctgatcctgagtggctagctcatctttagctagttcacaccctgcaccttagcctttattccaccttcatgcatttgtttttcagtgtcatatgtgcagatatgtgcaaaaaggtcggagaggaaaggatcgacgcagcctcttactcgttactgctgcagaaattcactcagaaaggagaacaagcagattaagggagcaaccgctccataaccaatgaactgcgcaagagcaggggtggagaatcagaaccaccagtggTACTCAGAAACATCATGTATTACCTCTttcttcgtcacatcaccatatcagtcttcaaaaaaaaaagaggtgatggagaaggggaagaaatcaaagaaacatgAGCCACTGGGAAGGTCAAGCAAAAGAGTGAGTACCAAGTTAAAAGATTGGAGAGCAGAGAGATGATCTGATCATCCAGATGGCTGATCCAAAACGGAGCAGTCGTTCCAGAtagagcaaaaacgagtagaggctgtggacatcaatggatctatcctctcttgtcATTTTAtgcgatatcctgcatcctctacAATGAAATGGTATCCCCTAAACACTTTTAACACCACCATTAAATAGCCTGTTTAACACCTAGCtcgtctaccctgaatagtgcCTGTGATGAGAACctcacgctactcttaaatgaatgtagggagttttgtctcgatagtgttgctttttcaggtttgagatgtagagtatggagccgatttttgaacagcagtcagtggggttccggtaagggtgtgttatcctagttttactgcttatatggttcagagattcgtggttaaagtatggttgctgagaataggagagttcccacactttcaaacctttctccttgttcttaatacttgacattgtttgaggacaaacaaggatctaagtctgggggaattgatatatggtgtttttggcatcttgtatatatgttttctaattggttttcaagtctttatcgagtcttcctagtctttttcgagtcattacaggtttGGACTTGCATTGGATGAGAGATAAACCAGTGggaggaaaagaagagaaaaatagtGCAATTTGGAGTTTTTCACGCAGAGCAGTCGTGCGGAGCAGTCTGGCGTGCATGTTCCAGCgacagagatttttaaggaagtttccaaatatttcgggattttACCTAGGGCTTCCCCCTTTTTCTCATGCAGCCGCCAGAGACctgcaatatatattttcttattattctaGACATTCTACGTGACTTTTTAGAGAGATTTTGGAGAGAGAAAAACTTGTACTCTTGTTAAGGGAGAAGAATCTCTACATCCtttggagaagatttctaaaccctctttgctttttattattaattcagacatgttttcttcatctgttatctCTGTGATTTCTCTGTCCATGTCTGAGTAATccacttgcttagtctagggtgttagatccgtgagttaaacatagataagtgaatcccttgattgtcttcattcataattattcttaatgcttgcattaaactggctg includes:
- the LOC106411008 gene encoding cellulose synthase A catalytic subunit 4, producing the protein MEPNTMASFGDEHRHSSFSAKICRICRDEVKDGDNGQTFVACHVCAFPVCKPCYEYERSNGNKCCPQCNTPYKRHKGSPTIAGDDEEEENNGHVDSDDELNIKNRKDTSSIHQNFAYGSENGDYNSKQQWRPNGRAFSSTGSVLGREFEGERDGATDAEWKERVDKWKARQEKRGLLVKGEQTKDQDSQTDEEEFLDADARQPLWRKVPISSSKISPYRIVIVLRLIILVFFFRFRILTPAKDAYPLWLISVICEIWFALSWILDQFPKWFPINRETYLDRLSMRFERDGEKNKLAPVDVFVSTVDPLKEPPIITANTILSILAVDYPVSKVSCYVSDDGASMLLFDTLSETSEFARRWVPFCKKYNVEPRAPEFYFSEKIDYLKDKVQTTFVKDRRAMKREYEEFKVRINSLVAKAQKKPEEGWVMQDGTPWPGNNTRDHPGMIQVYLGKEGAYDIDGNELPRLVYVSREKRPGYAHHKKAGAMNAMVRVSAVLTNAPFMLNLDCDHYINNSRAIRESMCFLMDPQLGKKLCYVQFPQRFDGIDRNDRYANRNIVFFDINMRGLDGIQGPVYVGTGCVFNRPALYGYEPPVSEKRKKMTCDCWPSWLSCCCGGGRRGKPKSDSKKKSGIKSLLSGLRRKKKKKDSATTMSYSRKRSTEAIFDLEDIEEGLEGYDEHDKSSLMSQKNFEKRFGMSPVFIASTLMEKGGLPEATNTSSLIKEAIHVISCGYEEKTEWGKEIGWIYGSVTEDILTGFKMHCRGWKSIYCMPKRPAFKGSAPINLSDRLHQVLRWALGSVEIFFSRHCPLWYAWGGKLKILERLAYINTIVYPFTSIPLLAYCTIPAVCLLTGKFIIPTINNFASIWFLALFLSIIATAILELRWSEVSITDLWRNEQFWVIGGVSAHLFAVFQGLLKVLFGVDTNFTVTSKGASDEADEFGDLYLFKWTTLLIPPTTLIILNMVGVVAGVSDAINNGYGSWGPLFGKLFFAFWVIVHLYPFLKGLMGRQNRTPTIVVLWSILLASIFSLVWVRIDPFLAK
- the LOC106411008 gene encoding cellulose synthase A catalytic subunit 4 isoform X1, yielding MEPNTMASFGDEHRHSSFSAKICRICRDEVKDGDNGQTFVACHVCAFPVCKPCYEYERSNGNKCCPQCNTPYKRHKGSPTIAGDDEEEENNGHVDSDDELNIKNRKDTSSIHQNFAYGSENGDYNSKQQWRPNGRAFSSTGSVLGREFEGERDGATDAEWKERVDKWKARQEKRGLLVKGEQTKDQDSQTDEEEFLDADARQPLWRKVPISSSKISPYRIVIVLRLIILVFFFRFRILTPAKDAYPLWLISVICEIWFALSWILDQFPKWFPINRETYLDRLSMRFERDGEKNKLAPVDVFVSTVDPLKEPPIITANTILSILAVDYPVSKVSCYVSDDGASMLLFDTLSETSEFARRWVPFCKKYNVEPRAPEFYFSEKIDYLKDKVQTTFVKDRRAMKREYEEFKVRINSLVAKAQKKPEEGWVMQDGTPWPGNNTRDHPGMIQVYLGKEGAYDIDGNELPRLVYVSREKRPGYAHHKKAGAMNAMVRVSAVLTNAPFMLNLDCDHYINNSRAIRESMCFLMDPQLGKKLCYVQFPQRFDGIDRNDRYANRNIVFFDINMRGLDGIQGPVYVGTGCVFNRPALYGYEPPVSEKRKKMTCDCWPSWLSCCCGGGRRGKPKSDSKKKSGIKSLLSGLRRKKKKKDSATTMSYSRKRSTEAIFDLEDIEEGLEGYDEHDKSSLMSQKNFEKRFGMSPVFIASTLMEKGGLPEATNTSSLIKEAIHVISCGYEEKTEWGKEIGWIYGSVTEDILTGFKMHCRGWKSIYCMPKRPAFKGSAPINLSDRLHQVLRWALGSVEIFFSRHCPLWYAWGGKLKILERLAYINTIVYPFTSIPLLAYCTIPAVCLLTGKFIIPTINNFASIWFLALFLSIIATAILELRWSEVSITDLWRNEQFWVIGGVSAHLFAVFQGLLKVLFGVDTNFTVTSKGASDEADEFGDLYLFKWTTLLIPPTTLIILNMVGVVAGVSDAINNGYGSWGPLFGKLFFAFWVIVHLYPFLKGLMGRQNRTPTIVVLWSILLASIFSLVWVRIDPFLAKQTGPLLKQCGVDC
- the LOC106411009 gene encoding nucleolin, which encodes MGCFPGCFGGRKNRRRQRRRDEPRSNKISEGSSTKDVHLNLSVSIVEEVPKSAKDVRIPAAVVEVTKVSVIPTTDICEEKVEERNSPSPTRKRVTFDSKVKTYEHIAVDESVELFEEEEKKDEEVKPLKSSQAPCSSEGSDVTSNSSSSYPSNHRYQNCRESDDEEEEDAVTDCDESDLEDIDDYSDLLDEDYYDDDDYEEKQHNLDEKKVYTEEIADNVLNKDKSNTSARDRTGYVNAVLNPIENLSQWKAVKSKDRTMQTQSRKENVTLISDQEHKLNASFSLEEPQAVDELPSFSLKQKSRDGIKKQRSQEVPAVDASLSTWLSTSQTTTSGCSSIVSMGVQSYDERPILGALTSEEIKQFSATNSPRKSPSRSPESPIIGTVGGYWNSHSMATSR
- the LOC125590555 gene encoding uncharacterized protein LOC125590555, translated to MMQQLLQGQQVQAKTLNQVSTDINTSMNNIFTELNTKYDTMSNHIKRIDVQLAQTAESVKRQQGPLPGKSVMNPRVEHCNATELRCEKPEGKEPEQLSAETASGAEERTEQPASSEVTAPDEPIEIPPVRVYVPKVPYPIPPKHLMDPISAEQLAGFRKMVRRHPQNISFEHAWEIRPLHMFFKNCRESQEDIKAHFTEALTPSLKVLPKVDGPGKFVFPCSIAGVEFKEALCDFGSSVNLVSKAIVDELGIVDVEPSLVTLAFANSSMSVLYGTIRNLLVQVGNCTLYTEFQVVEMRKDHEMPLIFGRSFMATVGAVVDMPNKRVSFSNINKKAFYKAVPTISQIRYASCISVVSGEQLKIVPQKELGKKSEIKEVLDGDPHIDTKKLNGNAKVNEKVQKKRVKGDPMMTLKPRLCDEKSIEYELNMSDCGACCGTSPHAQPN